A section of the Acropora muricata isolate sample 2 chromosome 4, ASM3666990v1, whole genome shotgun sequence genome encodes:
- the LOC136915103 gene encoding AN1-type zinc finger protein 6-like — translation MERGSDDTQQPSLCRMGCGFYGSSSSDGMCSKCFKDALRRKQSSPNTSAASVMSSTPPGPPEEPCTSHLPASEDLAVAAAEVSPSSSTSTVSVDSDGLRQPEAENEASTSETKDKAKSKRNRCFMCRKKVGLTGFECRCGNVYCGLHRYSDKHDCSFDYKADGRAKISKDNPVVVGSKIQKI, via the exons ATGGAAAGAGGCTCAGACGATACCCAGCAGCCATCTCTATGTCGTATGGGCTGTGGTTTCTATGGCAGTTCTTCAAGTGATGGCATGTGCTCAAAATGTTTTAAAGATGCATTAAGGCGAAAACAATCATCTCCAAACACCAGTGCTGCATCAGTGATGTCAAGCACACCCCCAG GGCCACCAGAGGAACCATGTACATCTCATCTGCCAGCAAGTGAAGATCTTGCAGTGGCAGCAGCTGAAGTTAGCCCATCATCGTCTACCAGTACTGTCTCAGTCGACAGTGATGGTTTGAGACAACCAGAGGCTGAAAATGAGGCAAGCACATCTGAAACTAAAGATAAGGccaaaagcaaaagaaacagATGTTTCATGTGTCGTAAAAAAGTAGGATTAACTG GATTTGAATGCCGATGTGGGAATGTGTACTGTGGTCTTCATAGATATTCAGATAAACATGATTGCAGCTTTGACTACAAGGCAGATGGCCGGGCCAAGATTTCAAAGGACAATCCAGTTGTCGTGGGCTCCAAGATTCAGAAAATTTAA
- the LOC136915107 gene encoding uncharacterized protein: protein MSTSGWGIKSKGELTLFNRDPPSCFSNRVARVRRSNSLEDRRLQEKLRSIHLEHSIKRGQIFKEAKTLAHQLTGIQKVRETPEIGLERRKLQQAKAVNQFVFHKIGNSGIHSVHRRAYSASSLPSGLSPHFASSTNVTPTVTQYPRVDCRCCYTGYRLRRASTMTMDVKTPLSHKFPLDTSTKQLRENFTFSLADGDHKSGMSCALAMDHEQHSRQLFQRLPSIEDNR from the coding sequence ATGTCCACTTCAGGTTGGGGAATCAAGAGTAAGGGAGAATTGACACTTTTTAACAGAGATCCTCCATCTTGTTTTTCCAATCGCGTGGCAAGAGTTCGGCGCTCAAATAGCTTGGAAGATAGACGACTTCAGGAAAAGCTACGAAGTATTCATTTAGAGCATTCGATTAAAAGAGGACAGATTTTCAAAGAAGCGAAAACACTAGCTCACCAGTTGACGGGAATTCAGAAAGTTCGGGAAACTCCCGAAATTGGGCTTGAAAGACGGAAGCTTCAGCAAGCCAAAGCTGTTAATCAGtttgtttttcacaaaatagGTAACAGCGGGATACATTCCGTGCATAGACGTGCCTATTCTGCCTCCTCTCTGCCTAGCGGCTTATCACCTCATTTTGCGTCTTCAACTAATGTCACGCCAACCGTCACGCAATATCCGAGAGTGGATTGTCGCTGTTGTTACACTGGATACAGATTGCGCAGGGCCAGCACCATGACAATGGACGTCAAAACACCTTTGTCGCATAAGTTTCCTTTGGATACTTCAACTAAACAACTACGagaaaattttacattttctttaGCAGATGGGGATCACAAATCTGGCATGTCATGTGCTTTGGCCATGGATCATGAGCAGCACAGCAGACAATTGTTCCAGCGATTACCATCTATCGAGGACAACAGATAG